The Pyxidicoccus sp. MSG2 DNA segment GCCGTCTTCAGGGCCTCCCCGTAGGCTTTGCCCGCCGAGCGAGGCGACGCGGCGAGGCCGGTCAGCTCGATGAACGGGTGGTCCTTCAGGGCCGCGATGAACTGCTGTCCGGCGAGCCCAGTGGCGCCGATGAGCGCCGCGCGAAGCCTGGCCATGGGGGCATGTCTCCAGTGGAGGGTGAAGTCGGCCGCTCCATACACCCTTTGACGACGCGCTGCATCCACCCTGCTTCAGTGATGCAGGGCGACCTGGGGTGCGGAGGCATGGCGCTCGGTGGGGTAGCCCCCCGTCACCCAGGCGCCGAGCCCCCCTTCGAGGCACACGGCCTCGCGCCCGCGCATGCGCAGCAGGCGGCAGATGCGGCGCGTGTCCCGTCCGTCCGGGGCGCAGCCACACAGGACGATGAGCTCATCGTCCGGGAGCATGTGGAGGTCGCGGGAGATTTCCGTGGGCGTCATCCTCAACGCGCCCGGGATGTGCAGCGCATAGCGTTCCCAATCCGACGGATCACGACAGTCGAGGACGAGCACTTCGTCGTCACCCAGACGCATGTACAGCTCGGCACAGACGATGGTGGGCTCCACGGGGACCTCCGCGGGGTCTTCTCCGGGAACCCGGAGCCCCGGGGGCCTCTTCCGTCCCGCTCGCCCGCCTGCCCCGCCGCACTGGCGGCGCGGGCATGCCGCACCGCGCCGCCCACCGTGAGCGCAATATTCCTACAGTCAGAGCCCGAGCTGCTTGGCGATGATTTCGTTCATCACCTCGCTGGTGCCGCCGCCGATGGGGCCCAGGCGCGCGTCGCGCCAGTGGCGCTGGATGTCGTACTCCATCATGTAGCCCGCGCCGCCGTGGAGCTGGAGGCACTCGTCCGCCACGCGGCAGGCCGTCTCGGTGGCGACCTTCTTCGCCATGGACGTCTGGGCGACGGCCCACTCGCCGGCCACGTGCAGGCGCAGCGCGTGGTACGTGAGCTGGCGCGCGCACTCGCGGGCGGTGAACAGGTCCGCCAGCTTGTGGCGCACCACCTGGAACTGGTTGAGCGACTGGCCGAAGGCGCGGCGCGACTTCACGTGCTCGAGCACCTTCTCCAGCATGTCGTCCATGGCGCCCACCGCCCCCAGGGCCAGCGACAGGCGCTCCCACTGGAAGTTGCCCATGATCTGCGAGAAGCCCTGCCCCTCCACGCCCAGCAGGTTCTCCGCGGGCACGCGGCAGTCCTCGAAGAACAGCTCCGCGGTGTCCGAGGCGCGCCAGCCCACCTTCTTCAGCTTGCGGCCCACGCTGAAGCCCGGCGTGCCCTTCTCCACCACGAATATGGACAGGCCCTTGTGGCCCGCGGCCGGGTCCGTCTTCACGGCCAGCACCACGAAGTCCGCGCGCACCCCGTTGGTGATGTACGTCTTGGAGCCGTTGAGGACGTAGGAGTCACCGTCGCGCCGCGCGGTGGTGCGCAGGCCCGCCACGTCCGAGCCGGCGTCGGGCTCGGTGATGCCCAGCGCGCCAATCTTCTCTCCTCGGATGGCGGGGGTGAGCCAGCGGCGCTTCTGCGCGTCCGTGCCGAAGAGGTGGATGGGGCCGGTGGAGATGGTGAACTGCGCCCCGAGCCCGGCGGACACCCCCCCGGAGCCGCAGCGGCCCAGCTCCTCCAGGAGCACCGCCTCGTAGAGCTCTCCAGCCGCCGAGCCCCCGTACTCCACCGGGTACTTCAGCCCGAGGAACCCCAGCTCGCCGAAGCGCGTGAAGAGCGCTCGGGGGAACTCCTCCCGCTCCTCCCACTCGGCGACGAACGGGAGGATTTCCTTGTCCACCACGGCCCGCACCGTGCGGCGGAACGCGTCATGCTCTTCCAGGTACAGCCCGTGGCCATGCAGCATCTCGGAACACCTCACTGCCGGGGCCTGTGCGCACCCGGGGTGGAACCTTCTTGATTGCGCGCGTCATCGTAGCGGGACGCGTTGCATCCACGCTGCTGTTGGATCCTTGACCGGGCGGTGGCCCGCTGCGTATAAAGCCGACCCCATCCTCTCGGCGCCATAGCCAAGTGGTAAGGCAAAGGTCTGCAAAACCTTCATTCCCCGGTTCGAATCCGGGTGGCGCCTCAAAGACAAAGGCCCGATGCGGAAGTCGCTTCCGCATCGGGCCTCGTCATTTTCCACCGCTGAAGTCCGCGGCCCGGCTCCCTCGCAGGTGAGCCGGGCGGGCCGCCGTCAGCAGCCCATTTCCACCGCGCCGATGTCCGGGCTCGCGCCGCAGAAGGGCAGGCCCACGTCGGCGCCGCGGTCCACCGCCGCGACGCCCGGGGCGAAGGCCTCGCCGAGGTCCGGCGAGGCGGCGGTGGAGGTGGTGTCGCCGGCGGCGGCCTTGAACTGCTCCAGCCCCTGGAGCGCTCCGTTCTGCTTGAACTGCGCGCCGGCCGGGAAGAGGTTGGCCCCCATCTTCATGCCCGGGGCCTGACCGCCGAGGTCCACCGCGAGGGGCGCGGTGTCCACGATGTTGTTCTGCACCACCGGGGCCTGCGTGGGCCCGCCGGTGCCGTGGCCGATGATGAGCGCCGTGGACACGCGCGCAATCGTGTTGTTGACCACCACCGTGCCGCTGGAGTTCTCCAGACGGATGCCGGTGCCCTCACCGCCGCCGACGTTGGAGATGTCGTGCACGCGGTTGCGCCGGACGACGATGCCGGTGGGCACGGGGCCCTCGTGGTTGCCGCCCACGGAGATGCCCTTGGCGGAGTCGTAGATTTCGTTGTCCTCCACCGTCACGTTGCGCGCGGAGTAGTGCACCACCACCACGTCCCCCTTCGCCGTGGACGTCGGGCGGAACTGGTGCATGCGGTTGTTGCGGATGACGACGTTGTGGCACGTCTTGATGTCCACCGCGTTCTCCCGGTTGGCGTAGAAGTGGTTGTTCTCCACCACCAGGCCATCCGCGGGGGGCAGCGAGCTGAAGCCCTCGGGCCCCAGGCACTGCACGGAGTCACCCGAGTTGTCGTGGATGTCGTTGTTGCGCACGGTGATGTCGTGCGACGTCGGCTGCACCACCACGCCGTGCGAGTCCTTGTTGCCGGTGTTCCGCACGAAGTCGTGGATGTGGTTGTTCTCGATGGTGGCGCCGGTGGCGTTGCCATAGGTCGTCACGCCGGCCCCGCCGCCGCCATGGTGCAGCTCCGAGTTGGCCAGCACCGAGCCCTGCACGTTGCCCTCGAAGGTGACGGCGAAGAAGGCCTGGCCCTGGACGTCCAGGTCGAAGCCGTCGATGACCCAGTTGGGGCGGCGCACCTGCACGAGCGCGCCTCCGCCGTTGCCGGGGATGATGTGCGGGCGGCCCTCGCCCTGGAGCGTAATCTTCGCCTCCGGGGTGCCCGCCTTGGCGTTGTCTCCGAGGACGATGCGCTCGTTGTAGTCGCCCGCGAGCACGCGGATGACCTCGCCGGGGTTGGCCTGGGTGATGGCCCTGGCGATGGTGCGGAAGGGCTGCGCGGCGCTGCCGTCGCCGGCGTCGTTGCCGGACGGGCTCACCACCCACTCACGGGAGAACGTGGGAGTCACGGCGGGCATCAGCGCAGCGGCCGAGACGCCCGGCTGGGGGCCCGGCTCGGCGATGTTCGCATGGTCCGCGTGCTCGGGCAGGGACTCCACCGGCGTGTTCGGCACCGGCTGCACGCCCAGGGGCGGCTCCATGCCGGGAGTCGTGGGCGCGCCAGGGGTGGCGGGCGTGCCGGGCTCCGTGGGGGCGGGAGCGGGCGTCGGCGCGGGCGCCGACGGAGCGCCGGGGAACCCGGGAATGGGGAACAGCCCGCCGTCGGCGTGGGCAGTCGCGCCGAGCATGAGCAGGCTCGCGGCCAGGGCGGCCGTCGGGGTCTTCATCCGCTTCAAGCAGTTGCCTCGTCGATTTCGCATGAGCAGGGGCAACGCGGGAGCCGATGCGTTGTATTCACCCCAAGTGGAGGCAATCCAGGCGCCCCGGCGGGCGTCCGGCCGTGACAGCCCACGGGGCCGCGACTACGGTGGCGCCCTCCGTGCGACTCGCCGTCCCGCTGCTCCTTGCCGCCCTCCTGCTCTCCGCGTGCGCGGCCCCGAAGCCCGCGTCCGGCCGCGTTCCCTCCCCCTCGAGCGGACAGGCGGGCGCTCCTCCGGACGGAGGCGCGGCCTCCGCGGACGCCCGCCCTCCCGACGCTGGCGCCCTCGAAGACTCCGACGGAGGCGCGGACGCCCGCCCTCCCCTCGCCGGAGCCTCCGATGGCGGCGCCGACGCGGGCCCGGGTCTCCCGGGACTGGAAGACCCGCTGGCGCAGGGCATCCCCGGGCCGGGAGACCTCAAGCGGCTCGATTTCCGCGGCGGCGAGCCGCGCATCCCCATCCGGCTGATGGAGGGCCGGCGCGAGGTGACGTTCTCCTCGCGGGGCCGCATGCGGCTGCGCTTCGGCGGGCCCGACGACAAGGTGCTGGACGCGGCGGCCGGCACGCGCTGGTCGGTGCGCGTGACGCAGGGAGAGCCGGCGGTGCTCACCGCACGCGTGCAACTGGGCGAGTTCCGCATCGCCGACCGCGAGGGGCTGAACGCGGCCCAGGAGCAGTGGCGCGCGCGCGGAATCGCCGTGCGCGCGCACGTGCTGGGCGCGGTGTACGGCATCGCCGGCAAGGTCATCGACAACCGGCGCTACCTGCTCCTGGTGGACGAAGCACTCCCCCCCGACGCCGCGAGCCGCAAGCAGGCCTCGCTGCTGCGCGAGTACGGCGTGAGGACCACGCTCTTCGAGGAGGTGCGCACGCCCGCGAGCGCCATCCTCGAGCTGCGCGACGAGTCCGGCGTGGTGGTGGGGCTGGCGCAGGACCGGCTGGACGCGGAGACGCCGGATGGCGCGGGCTTCGACGTGCGGCAGGTGGAGTACGGCGTGGGCTACGACTTCCACGGCTTCGAGGACCGCACCTTCCGGGGCGCCCTCCAGCTGGTGGTGGACCGCGCCGGCAAGCTGGCGGTGGTGAACGTGGTGCCCCTGGAGGACCTGCTGAAGGGGCTGGTGCCGTCCGAAATCTTCGCGCGCGCCCACCCGGAGGCGCTCAAGGCGCAGGCCGTCACCGCCCGGGGCGAGCTGCTGGCCAAGGTGGGCATCAAACACCTGGCGGACCCGTACCTCCTCTGCTCGGAGCAGC contains these protein-coding regions:
- a CDS encoding acyl-CoA dehydrogenase family protein, which gives rise to MLHGHGLYLEEHDAFRRTVRAVVDKEILPFVAEWEEREEFPRALFTRFGELGFLGLKYPVEYGGSAAGELYEAVLLEELGRCGSGGVSAGLGAQFTISTGPIHLFGTDAQKRRWLTPAIRGEKIGALGITEPDAGSDVAGLRTTARRDGDSYVLNGSKTYITNGVRADFVVLAVKTDPAAGHKGLSIFVVEKGTPGFSVGRKLKKVGWRASDTAELFFEDCRVPAENLLGVEGQGFSQIMGNFQWERLSLALGAVGAMDDMLEKVLEHVKSRRAFGQSLNQFQVVRHKLADLFTARECARQLTYHALRLHVAGEWAVAQTSMAKKVATETACRVADECLQLHGGAGYMMEYDIQRHWRDARLGPIGGGTSEVMNEIIAKQLGL
- a CDS encoding right-handed parallel beta-helix repeat-containing protein; the encoded protein is MKTPTAALAASLLMLGATAHADGGLFPIPGFPGAPSAPAPTPAPAPTEPGTPATPGAPTTPGMEPPLGVQPVPNTPVESLPEHADHANIAEPGPQPGVSAAALMPAVTPTFSREWVVSPSGNDAGDGSAAQPFRTIARAITQANPGEVIRVLAGDYNERIVLGDNAKAGTPEAKITLQGEGRPHIIPGNGGGALVQVRRPNWVIDGFDLDVQGQAFFAVTFEGNVQGSVLANSELHHGGGGAGVTTYGNATGATIENNHIHDFVRNTGNKDSHGVVVQPTSHDITVRNNDIHDNSGDSVQCLGPEGFSSLPPADGLVVENNHFYANRENAVDIKTCHNVVIRNNRMHQFRPTSTAKGDVVVVHYSARNVTVEDNEIYDSAKGISVGGNHEGPVPTGIVVRRNRVHDISNVGGGEGTGIRLENSSGTVVVNNTIARVSTALIIGHGTGGPTQAPVVQNNIVDTAPLAVDLGGQAPGMKMGANLFPAGAQFKQNGALQGLEQFKAAAGDTTSTAASPDLGEAFAPGVAAVDRGADVGLPFCGASPDIGAVEMGC
- a CDS encoding rhodanese-like domain-containing protein; the encoded protein is MEPTIVCAELYMRLGDDEVLVLDCRDPSDWERYALHIPGALRMTPTEISRDLHMLPDDELIVLCGCAPDGRDTRRICRLLRMRGREAVCLEGGLGAWVTGGYPTERHASAPQVALHH
- a CDS encoding SpoIID/LytB domain-containing protein, with protein sequence MRLAVPLLLAALLLSACAAPKPASGRVPSPSSGQAGAPPDGGAASADARPPDAGALEDSDGGADARPPLAGASDGGADAGPGLPGLEDPLAQGIPGPGDLKRLDFRGGEPRIPIRLMEGRREVTFSSRGRMRLRFGGPDDKVLDAAAGTRWSVRVTQGEPAVLTARVQLGEFRIADREGLNAAQEQWRARGIAVRAHVLGAVYGIAGKVIDNRRYLLLVDEALPPDAASRKQASLLREYGVRTTLFEEVRTPASAILELRDESGVVVGLAQDRLDAETPDGAGFDVRQVEYGVGYDFHGFEDRTFRGALQLVVDRAGKLAVVNVVPLEDLLKGLVPSEIFARAHPEALKAQAVTARGELLAKVGIKHLADPYLLCSEQHCAVYRGRTGEVASTTAAVEATRGEGLFSQDGRLVDSVYSAVCGGHTEDNDVVWGGPPDPSLRGRPDVLPSAGRYPLPAHLEEWLAATDLPAACRLSSFAQPSKFRWEKRFTAEQVNALTRHLGIGRVQALAFSERGVSGRARVLTLSGDQGATQIRGELNIRRLFGMLNSSMAVVEAERDVEGQITGWLFRGGGWGHGVGMCQTGAIGRAEAGQRYQDILRHYFNGAEVAPIY